CTTGGACATCGCCCTGCGCAACCTCGCGGCGGTCGAGCTCACCGACGTCGTGGTCGTGGTGGGCTACGCCGCGGGCGCGGTCGAGGAGCGGCGCACCGCGCTGGAGCGCCGCCACGGGGTGTCGCTCACGCTGGTGCACAACGACAAGGCCGAGATCTGGAACAACGCCTACTCGCTGTGGACCGCGCGCGACCACCTGCACGAGGGCGCGCTGCTCGTCAACGGCGACACCGTGCACCCGGTCTCGGTCGAGGAGACCCTGCTGGGCTCCCGTGGACCGGACATCCTGCTGGCCATCGACGCCGAGAAGCGGCTGGCCGACGAGGAGATGAAGATCCAGGTCGACGACCAGCGGCACCTGACGCGGATCACCAAGCTCATGGACCCCGCGACCGCGTTCGGCGAGTACATCGGCGCCACCCTCATCGAGCCGGCTGCGGCCGTGCCGCTGGCCGACGCGCTGCAGACCACCTTCGAGCGGGACCCCGACCTCTACTACGAGGACGGCTACCAGGAGCTGGTCGCGCGTGGCGCCCACATCGGCATCGCGCCGATCCCGGCCGGGACCTCCTGGGTCGAGGTCGACGACCACCGCGACCTGGAGAAGGCTCGGGAGATCGCGTGCCGGTACTAGCCCGGATGCTGGCGAGCCCCCTGTTCGTCGACATCCGCCGGGGGGCCGTCGAGGACCTCTCGACCCTGCTGCACGAGCGCTACGTCTCGAGCACGGGTCGGGTCCTCATCGCGGTGGGACGCACGCAGGGCGCCGACATCTGGCGCCGGATCAGCAGCTCGCTGCCGGAGGCGACCGTCTTCGAGGTGCCCGACGCGAGCCTCGCCGCGGCCGGCGCGCTGCAGGAGGAGCTCGGCAAGCAGGGGTACGACGCGGTCGTCGCCATCGGCGGCGGTCGCACCCTCGACGTCGCGAAGTACGCCGCCACGCGGGCCGCGCTGCCGATGGTGGCCGTGGCCACCAACCTGGCCCACGACGGCATCTGCTCACCCGTGGCCTCGCTGGAGCACCCGCACGGCAAGGGCTCCTACGGGGTGGCCCTGCCCCTGGCGGTCGTCGTCGACCTCGACTTCGTGCGGGCCGCCCCGCGTCACCTCGTGAGCGCCGGCGTCGGCGACGTCGTGAGCAACCTGTCCGCGATCGAGGACTGGCTGCTGGCGCACCGCACCCAGGGCGAGCCGGTCGACGGGCTCGCGATGGCCTTCGCCCGCACGGCCGGCGAGGCCGTCCTGCGCCGGCCCGACTCCATCGAGGACGACGCCTTCCTGGTCGCGCTCGCCGAGGCCCTGGTGCTGTCGGGGATGGCGATGTCGGTGGCGGGCACCTCGCGACCGTGCAGCGGGGCGTGCCACGAGATCGTGCACGCCGTCGACCAGCTGTTCCCGGGCAAGTCCAACCACGGCGAGCTCGCCGGCGTGGGTGCGCTCTTCGCGACGTCGCTGCGCGGTGACACCGCGCTGCTCGGCGAGATGGCCCAGTGCCTGCACCGCCACGGGCTGGCCACGGACCCGGCCGGGCTGGGCCTGACGACCGACGAGTTCGTCCGCGCGGTGCTGCACGCGCCGACGACGCGGCCGGACCGCTACACGGTGCTCGAGGAGCGCGACCTGGACGAGGCCGGCGTGCACCGCGAGGTCGAGACGTTCACGACGGCGGTCGCGGCCGTCCTCTGACCTCCCGGTCCCGGCCCGGGGGCCGTGTCAGACCGGATCAGGCCGGATCAGGCCGTGGCCCCGTCCTCGACGTCCTCGTCGGGCAGCTGCTTGTGGTGCGAGATCTCCACGCACTGCTGCACCAGGTCGACCAGCTCGTCGACGGCGGCCTGGAGCGGGTCGGGCCGGTGGGACCAGTGGTCGGCAGGGGTCACGGCCTCGAAGGGAAGGCGCGGCAGCCGCAGGATCTGGGGCTCGGTCACCTCCCCGGCGGACGGACGCCGGTCGGGCAGGCCCGCGCTGAGCTGTGCGCGCAGGGTCAGCAGCCCGTCGCGGGCGTGCACGGCGGCGGCCAGGACGTCCTTCGGCGCCGCCTGCGGGAGCTTGGCCCGGACGTCCTTGCCGGGACGCTGCACGACGAGGTCGTCGAGCGAGCCGACGACGTCGACACCGTGGCGACGCACCGCGCGGCGGATGCGACGGTTCCAGCGCACGCCGAGGAGGTGGCCGCGTCGGTGCATGCGGATGGGCTGCTCGACCTCGGCCCGCGAGCCGAGGATGCGTCGCGCGAGCGGTCCCTTCACCAGGAGCGTGTAGTCGGTGGGGGAGAGGTCGAGCTGCTTGTTGACCAGCCGCATGAGCTCGGTCGAGGCGTGGCCGAGCGAGCTGTTCGAGGTGTCCTCGGGCTGCTCGCACACGTCCGGGTCGACCCCGACGACGGACGCGAACCGCTGCCACAGCAGGGCCGGGTCGGAGCCGCGCGGGGGCACCGTCACCACGTGGACGCGCTCGGCGCCGACGAGGGGAACCCACACGTCGAGCATCCGCTCGATGTCCTGGGTCCGGCGGAAGAGCCGCACCGGCTTGCTGACCGGCCCCGCCCGCTCCGGTCCGTCCGCCAGCGCGATCGCGTCGCGCACGCCGTACACGAAGCGCCGGTAGGGAACGTGGGCGCCGTTGCGGCAGCTGGTCTGCCACTGCGCCGGGATGGTGGAGATGGTGTCGCGCACGGTGAGGATGATCTCGACGTCGGCGTGCGCCAGCGAGTCGAGGATCCGCTGGGCCTGCTCGGTGTCGGCGAAGCTGAGGAACTCCATCGAGAAGATTGACGCCTTCTTGCCGCGGCCCCGGTGGGCGAGCATCTCGGCCACGATCCGGTCCCACCGGCCCTCGACGGCGGCCTTGCGGCGGGGGTCCTGGACGGAGAAGCCGAGCACGTCGGCCGCCGCGCGGCTCTGGTCGGTCCACCGCTCCCCGGGGAACAGGTAGCCGGCCTCGGCCAGCCGCTCCTTGTTCGCCGAGAGCAGCCCCTGGAGGTAGGTGGTCCCGGTCTTCATGGCGCCGATGTGGAGGAAGATCCTCGGTCTCCTGCGCAGGCGGACGTCCCAGTCCCGCCGAAGGGGCAACATGCGGCGAAGGCTAGCAGGGCGTGGCGCTGGTCCCGGCCTCCACGCTGGTACCGTGACGGGGTTCAGGAGCCGCCAAATCTTGAGGAAACCACGTGAGTGACGCGACCCCGTCCCCCGTCTCTGCCGACCGCGAGAGCGAGGGGTTCCGAGTCGTCCAGCGGACGCTGATGCGCGCCGACCAGGAGCTCGACGTCCGGTCGCTCTACCTGGCCGGGGTGTCCGGCTTCAGCGGCGGCGGAGGTCCGTCGCGCCAGTCCGGCGCCGGCCACGACGAGGGCGGCGAGACGCAGGAGTCGACCTCCTCGGAGACCGACAAGATCATGGGCCACGGCCGGGTGACCGACGACGGGCACACCATCGTCGAGGCCGAGCACCGGCTGACGTTCGGCACCTACTTCAACGCGTTCCCCGCCAGCTACTGGCGCCGGTGGACCGACTTCGAGGCGGTCACGCTGCGCATCCGCGCCCGCGGCGACGGCAACGTGATCGTCTACCGCTCCACCTCCAAGGGACACGTGGTGCGGGCCAGCTCCGCCGCCGTGGACTCCGAGCAGAGCACCGACATCGAGCTGGTCCTGCCGCTCAAGCCGTTCATCGACGGCGGGTGGTACTGGTTCGACGTCGAGGCGGGCGACCGCGAGATCGTCATCGAGTCGGCGGTCTGGGGCTTCCCGACCGACCGCACGGTCTCCAGCACGGTGACGATCGGCATCACGACCTTCAACCGGCCCGACTTCTGCGTGGACCAGCTGCTGAACCTCGGGCAGGACGCGGCCGTGCTGGAGATCCTCGACGAGGTCGTCGTGGTCGACCAGGGCACGCAGAAGGTCGTGCACAACGAGCACTTCGAGCGGGCCGCCGAGGCGCTGGGCGCCAAGCTCCGCGTCATCGAGCAGCCCAACCTCGGTGGCTCGGGCGGCTTCTCCCGCGCCATGAGCGAGGGAGTCTCCCGCGGCGACTCCGACTACGTCCTGCTCCTCGACGACGACGTCGTCTGCGAGCTCGAGGGCATCCTGCGGGCGGTGGCGCTGGCCGACCTGGCCAAGCAGACGGTCCTCGTCGGAGGTCAGATGTTCAGCCTCTACGACCGCTCGGTGATGCACGCCTACGGCGAGGCCATCGGCACCTGGCGCTGGTTCTGGGGCCCGGCCCCGGCGACGCTCCACGGCCACGACTTCGCACGCAAGTCGCTGCGCTCCACGAGCTGGCTGCACCGCCGGATCGACGTGGACTACAACGGTTGGTGGATGTGCCTCATCCCCACCAAGGTCATCCGCGAGATCGGCCTGTCGCTGCCGATGTTCATCAAGTGGGACGACGCCGAGTTCGGCCTGCGGGCGCGCGCTGCCGGCTACCCCACGGTGACGATGCCCGGTGTGGCCGTCTGGCACGTCCCGTGGACCGAGAAGGACGACACGCTCGACTGGCAGGCCTACTTCCACGAGCGCAACCGCCTCGTCTCCGGCCTCCTCCACTCGCCGTACGAGCGCGGTGGGCGGCTCGCCGTCGAGAGCCTGGAGAACCACGTCAAGAGGCTCATGTCGATGCAGTACAGCACCGGCGAGACCATCCTCATGGCGCTCTCGGACGTCCTCGAGGGCCCCGAGCGCATGCACCGCGACATGTCGTTCCGGCTCAAGGAGCTCCGCACCCTGCGCGAGCAGTACTCCGACGGCCGCTCCTCGGCCGACCTCGACGACTTCCCGGCCCCGCGGCTGAAGAAGCCGCCGAGGCGCGGTCGCGGCGTCCCGAACCCCAGCGACACCGTCGGCAAGGTCAAGATGGCCGTCACCGGTCTCGTGCGGCAGGTCCGACCGACCCGCCCGCTGGCCCAGGAGCACCCCGAGGGGATCGTGCCCCACGTCGACCAGCGCTGGTACCGCCTCGCGCACTTCGACTCGGCCATCGTCTCGACCGCGGACGGCGTCGCGGCGTCGTGGTACCGCCGTGACACCGCGGAGTTCCGGGCGCAGCTGGCCCGGTCGACCGCCCTGCACAAGCGGCTCTACCAGGAGTGGCCCGAGCTGGCGCGTCGCTACCGCGAGGCCCTGCCCGAGCTCACCTCGCCCGAGAAGTGGAAGCTCACCTTCGAGGGCCTCGACGACGACGAGTTCGACGCCGGGCTCCCGAGCGGACCGGCCGCGGAGGGCACCGTCCGCCCGTGACGCACATCCCCGTCGACCACGCCGTCGACCCTGCCCGGGTGCCTGACGCCCCGCTGGTCGCCCCTGGCGCCCGTGGCGGGCTCGTCGACGTCTTCCGTCGGCGCTACCTGCTCAAGCTGCTGGTGCGCAAGGAGATCCAGGCGCGCTACAGCGGGTCGTTCCTGGGGATGTTCTGGTCCTACGTGCAGCCGGCGGCCCGGTTCGCGGTCTACTTCTTCGTGATGGGCTACATCCTGGCCCTGCACAAGAACGTGGAGATGTTCGGCATCCACGTGTTCGCCGGGCTCGTGTTCGTCCACTACTTCACCGAGACCTTCGGGGCCGGCACCCGCTCGATCGTGCGCAACAAGGCGATCGTGAAGAAGATGTCGATGCCGCGGGAGATGTTCCCGGTGGCCTCGATGATGGTCTCCGCCTTCCACGTGGTGCCGGGCCTGGTCATCCTGACGGTGGCCGGCCTGGCGGTGGGGTGGACGCCCGACCCGGTGGGACTGGCCGCAGGCCTGCTCGGCTTCGCGATCGTCGGGGTCTGGGGCACGGCGGTCGCGCTGCTCTTCAGCGCCGCCAACGTGTTCTTCCGCGACTTCGCCAACATCGTCAGCACGCTGACGATCTTCGTGACCTTCTCCTGCCCGATGATCTACCCCTACAGCATGGTCGACGACCGGTTCGGCGCGGCGGCGCAGTTCTACCTGCTGAACCCCGTGGCCGAGGCGGTGCTGCTGAACCAGCGCTTCTTCTGGGTCGGCGCCACGCCCGACCCGGAGGCGACCATCGCCGAGCACATGCCCGACAACCTCTTCGCGCTCGGCTTCGCCCACCTCGGGGTCGCGCTGGTCGTGCTGGTCGTGGCGCAGCTGGTGTTCGCCCGGCTCGAGGACAAGTTCGCGGAGCGGCTCTGAGATGACCCAGTCGATCGTCGTCGAGAACGTCTCCAAGCAGTTCACGCTCCGCTTCCACCGCACCCTCAAGCAGGTCACGGTCGCAATGGCCCGCGGCCAGGACGTTAGCAACCGCTTCCTGGCCCTGGACGACGTGAGCTTCACCGTCGAGCAGGGGGAGTCCATCGGCCTCATGGGCCTCAACGGGTCCGGCAAGTCCACGCTGCTCAAGATCATCAACGGCGTGATGCGCCCCGACTCGGGCTCGGTGCGCACGCGCGGGCGTGTAGCCGGACTGATCGCCACCGGTGCCGGCTTCCACCCGCAGCTGACCGGGCGCGAGAACATCTACCTCAACGCCGCCATCCTCGGGATGACGGAGGCCGAGACCAAGGCCAAGTTCGACGACATCATCGACTTCGCCGACATCGGACGCCACCTCGACACCCCCGTCGGCCACTACTCCTCGGGACAGTTCTCGCGGCTCGGGTTCGCCGTCGCCGTGCACACCGAGTCGGACATCTTCCTGGTCGACGAGGTGCTCGCGGTGGGGGACAAGCCCTTCAAGAAGAAGTGCATCGCCCGCATGGAGGAGATCAAGAAGGAGGGGCGGACGCTGTTCTACGTCAGCCACTCCGCGCCCTCGGTCAAGCGGATGTGCGACCGCGTGCTGGTCCTGGAGAAGGGCGTGCTCGGCTACGACGGGCCCACCAAGGAGGGCATCCGCTACCTCAAGTACGACAACGACCCGGACGACGTGAACTCCGAGGAGGAGAACGACGACGACGCCGAGTACGGCGCCGACATCTGAGTTACACCGCTGTAGTTTAAGTCGCTCTGACAAAATACAGTCGTGTAGTTATCCCGGATCCATTGCGGTCCTCTGTTACTGGTGTGACATTTGTGAACACCTGAGACCGAGTGAGCCGCTGGGAGACCCCTCACGATGCCCGAGATGCGCCGTCGTTTT
This DNA window, taken from Nocardioides sp. HDW12B, encodes the following:
- a CDS encoding sugar phosphate nucleotidyltransferase; its protein translation is MVLAAGAGRRLRPYTDTLPKALVPVDGETTILDIALRNLAAVELTDVVVVVGYAAGAVEERRTALERRHGVSLTLVHNDKAEIWNNAYSLWTARDHLHEGALLVNGDTVHPVSVEETLLGSRGPDILLAIDAEKRLADEEMKIQVDDQRHLTRITKLMDPATAFGEYIGATLIEPAAAVPLADALQTTFERDPDLYYEDGYQELVARGAHIGIAPIPAGTSWVEVDDHRDLEKAREIACRY
- a CDS encoding iron-containing alcohol dehydrogenase family protein; the encoded protein is MLASPLFVDIRRGAVEDLSTLLHERYVSSTGRVLIAVGRTQGADIWRRISSSLPEATVFEVPDASLAAAGALQEELGKQGYDAVVAIGGGRTLDVAKYAATRAALPMVAVATNLAHDGICSPVASLEHPHGKGSYGVALPLAVVVDLDFVRAAPRHLVSAGVGDVVSNLSAIEDWLLAHRTQGEPVDGLAMAFARTAGEAVLRRPDSIEDDAFLVALAEALVLSGMAMSVAGTSRPCSGACHEIVHAVDQLFPGKSNHGELAGVGALFATSLRGDTALLGEMAQCLHRHGLATDPAGLGLTTDEFVRAVLHAPTTRPDRYTVLEERDLDEAGVHREVETFTTAVAAVL
- a CDS encoding glycosyltransferase; its protein translation is MSDATPSPVSADRESEGFRVVQRTLMRADQELDVRSLYLAGVSGFSGGGGPSRQSGAGHDEGGETQESTSSETDKIMGHGRVTDDGHTIVEAEHRLTFGTYFNAFPASYWRRWTDFEAVTLRIRARGDGNVIVYRSTSKGHVVRASSAAVDSEQSTDIELVLPLKPFIDGGWYWFDVEAGDREIVIESAVWGFPTDRTVSSTVTIGITTFNRPDFCVDQLLNLGQDAAVLEILDEVVVVDQGTQKVVHNEHFERAAEALGAKLRVIEQPNLGGSGGFSRAMSEGVSRGDSDYVLLLDDDVVCELEGILRAVALADLAKQTVLVGGQMFSLYDRSVMHAYGEAIGTWRWFWGPAPATLHGHDFARKSLRSTSWLHRRIDVDYNGWWMCLIPTKVIREIGLSLPMFIKWDDAEFGLRARAAGYPTVTMPGVAVWHVPWTEKDDTLDWQAYFHERNRLVSGLLHSPYERGGRLAVESLENHVKRLMSMQYSTGETILMALSDVLEGPERMHRDMSFRLKELRTLREQYSDGRSSADLDDFPAPRLKKPPRRGRGVPNPSDTVGKVKMAVTGLVRQVRPTRPLAQEHPEGIVPHVDQRWYRLAHFDSAIVSTADGVAASWYRRDTAEFRAQLARSTALHKRLYQEWPELARRYREALPELTSPEKWKLTFEGLDDDEFDAGLPSGPAAEGTVRP
- a CDS encoding ABC transporter permease, with the protein product MTHIPVDHAVDPARVPDAPLVAPGARGGLVDVFRRRYLLKLLVRKEIQARYSGSFLGMFWSYVQPAARFAVYFFVMGYILALHKNVEMFGIHVFAGLVFVHYFTETFGAGTRSIVRNKAIVKKMSMPREMFPVASMMVSAFHVVPGLVILTVAGLAVGWTPDPVGLAAGLLGFAIVGVWGTAVALLFSAANVFFRDFANIVSTLTIFVTFSCPMIYPYSMVDDRFGAAAQFYLLNPVAEAVLLNQRFFWVGATPDPEATIAEHMPDNLFALGFAHLGVALVVLVVAQLVFARLEDKFAERL
- a CDS encoding ABC transporter ATP-binding protein, with the protein product MTQSIVVENVSKQFTLRFHRTLKQVTVAMARGQDVSNRFLALDDVSFTVEQGESIGLMGLNGSGKSTLLKIINGVMRPDSGSVRTRGRVAGLIATGAGFHPQLTGRENIYLNAAILGMTEAETKAKFDDIIDFADIGRHLDTPVGHYSSGQFSRLGFAVAVHTESDIFLVDEVLAVGDKPFKKKCIARMEEIKKEGRTLFYVSHSAPSVKRMCDRVLVLEKGVLGYDGPTKEGIRYLKYDNDPDDVNSEEENDDDAEYGADI